The proteins below are encoded in one region of Streptomyces marianii:
- a CDS encoding lycopene cyclase family protein, whose translation MHDVDVVIVGAGAAGLSLAHRITAPQAGAGPRLSVALVDAPAGPLRPPPRTWCFWEEAGGEYDDVLAASWDRLRVTAPDGTAVTVRPAPLRYKMIRSTHFEERTGTLLSRSGCLRYEAVVHRVRDLPGGGAEVRGRDGTGAEFRLRARWAFDSRPPRPGAARTTLLQHFRGWFVRTARPRFDDGVADLMDFRTPQPGRGLAFGYVLPLGPREALVEYTEFSPAVLGTAAYERALRHYAEDVLGLGPFRVTAAEQGVIPMTDARLPRRAGRSVFPIGAAGGATRPSTGYTFAAAQRHTRAVADALARGRTPLVPAPHSPRSRFMDAVLLRALDTGRVDGAAFFTGLFREVPAHRLLRFLDGGTRWWEDVLIGLRTPVRPMLRTVLELPVLPRRAHAPGGSAGPAGSPGPRQPDH comes from the coding sequence GTGCACGACGTGGACGTCGTCATCGTCGGTGCGGGTGCGGCGGGTCTGTCCCTGGCCCACCGGATCACCGCACCGCAGGCGGGAGCCGGTCCGCGGCTGTCCGTCGCGCTGGTCGACGCCCCGGCCGGGCCGCTGCGCCCGCCACCGCGCACCTGGTGCTTCTGGGAGGAGGCCGGCGGCGAGTACGACGACGTCCTCGCGGCGAGCTGGGACCGCCTGCGGGTCACCGCCCCGGACGGTACGGCGGTGACCGTCCGGCCCGCGCCGCTGCGTTACAAGATGATCCGCTCCACGCACTTCGAGGAGCGCACCGGCACCCTGCTCTCCCGGTCCGGCTGCCTGCGGTACGAGGCCGTCGTCCACCGGGTACGGGATCTGCCCGGCGGCGGCGCCGAGGTCCGCGGACGGGACGGCACCGGCGCGGAGTTCCGGCTCCGGGCCCGCTGGGCGTTCGACTCGCGGCCGCCGCGGCCGGGTGCCGCCCGAACGACGCTGCTCCAGCACTTCCGCGGCTGGTTCGTCCGCACCGCCCGCCCGCGGTTCGACGACGGCGTCGCCGACCTCATGGACTTCCGCACACCTCAGCCCGGCCGGGGCCTGGCGTTCGGCTACGTGCTGCCGCTCGGCCCGCGGGAGGCCCTGGTGGAGTACACGGAGTTCTCCCCGGCCGTCCTCGGCACCGCCGCGTACGAACGGGCCCTGCGCCACTACGCCGAGGACGTGCTGGGCCTCGGCCCGTTCCGCGTCACCGCCGCCGAGCAGGGCGTGATCCCCATGACCGACGCGCGCCTCCCCCGCAGGGCGGGCAGGTCCGTGTTCCCCATCGGCGCGGCGGGCGGCGCGACCCGGCCCTCGACCGGCTACACCTTCGCCGCGGCGCAGCGCCACACCCGGGCCGTCGCGGACGCGCTGGCCCGAGGCCGCACCCCGCTGGTCCCCGCGCCGCACTCCCCGCGCTCCCGGTTCATGGACGCGGTGCTGCTGCGCGCCCTGGACACCGGGCGGGTGGACGGCGCGGCGTTCTTCACCGGGCTCTTCCGCGAGGTGCCGGCGCACCGCCTGCTGCGCTTCCTCGACGGCGGCACCCGCTGGTGGGAGGACGTCCTGATCGGGTTGCGCACCCCCGTACGGCCGATGCTCAGGACCGTGCTCGAACTGCCCGTGCTCCCCCGCCGCGCCCACGCGCCCGGCGGGTCCGCGGGGCCCGCGGGGTCCCCCGGGCCCCGACAGCCCGACCACTAG
- a CDS encoding response regulator → MSATKPIEVLLVEDDPGDELMTREAFEDNKIGNTLHVVRDGEEALDFLYRRGAHQDAPRPDLILLDLNLPKYDGRQVLERIKADSELTHIPVVVLTTSAAEEDILRSYRLHASAYVTKPVDLEQFIAAIRKIDDFFVTVVRLPRS, encoded by the coding sequence ATGAGCGCCACCAAGCCGATCGAGGTCCTGCTCGTCGAGGACGACCCGGGCGACGAACTGATGACCCGCGAGGCGTTCGAGGACAACAAGATCGGCAACACGCTTCACGTGGTGCGCGACGGCGAGGAGGCGCTGGACTTCCTCTACCGGAGGGGAGCCCACCAGGACGCCCCGCGCCCCGACCTGATCCTCCTCGACCTCAATCTGCCCAAGTACGACGGACGGCAGGTGCTCGAGCGCATCAAGGCCGACTCGGAGCTCACCCACATCCCCGTGGTGGTGCTGACGACGTCCGCGGCGGAGGAGGACATCCTGCGCAGCTACCGGCTCCACGCCAGCGCCTACGTCACCAAGCCGGTCGACCTGGAGCAGTTCATCGCCGCGATCAGGAAGATCGACGACTTCTTCGTCACCGTCGTGCGGCTGCCCCGCTCCTGA
- a CDS encoding sensor histidine kinase, with protein sequence MTSREEPLTPTGAPPARDRRTALTVPMWLGIVLAAILVVVTGFAVVGAQLLSRTAAESDDLVDRIQPARVDAYRMQKALIDQETGVRGFVLSRDTRWLEPYTQGQRDEESAERALREALAGDPALLSVVSATEEAAEAWRTGHAGPLVERARQGTLPASATTELQRSKVAFDRLRERFDELNETLTAERTTARAEMHRTRTGHNWVLAGMLAAFVAFVAVLVVVLHRAVGRPLDGLRTAAQRVADGDFEHSIEPGGPAETRHLAVAVEAMRVRVLDALRASQQREELLAQRTAVLDEQTVELRRSNAELEQFAYVASHDLQEPLRKVASFCQLLEKRYGDQLDDRAKQYIDFAVDGAKRMQVLINDLLAYSRVGRLNDVSETVGMDSALEGALANLGTAVEEAGAVVERPDDLHSTTGDPTLLTMLWQNLIGNAVKFRTPGLPPLVRVTVEAENDGEVPAWHYRVDDNGIGIPEEFAEKVFVIFQRLHGRDAYTGTGIGLALCKKIVEHHGGRIWIDTDQSEGARIHFTLPAVPAEKPPAETESTGAAPQHPAADPARDGHAPLTTGDNV encoded by the coding sequence GTGACCAGTCGCGAAGAACCGCTGACGCCCACCGGCGCACCACCCGCTCGGGACCGGCGCACCGCGCTCACCGTCCCGATGTGGCTGGGGATCGTCCTGGCCGCCATCCTCGTCGTGGTGACGGGCTTCGCCGTGGTGGGGGCGCAGTTGCTCTCCCGGACGGCCGCCGAGTCCGACGACCTCGTCGACCGCATCCAGCCGGCCCGGGTGGACGCGTACCGGATGCAGAAGGCGCTCATCGACCAGGAGACCGGGGTGCGCGGCTTCGTCCTCAGCCGGGACACCCGCTGGCTGGAGCCCTACACCCAGGGGCAGAGGGACGAGGAGTCCGCCGAGCGGGCCCTGCGCGAGGCGCTCGCCGGCGACCCCGCCCTGCTCTCCGTCGTGTCGGCGACGGAGGAGGCGGCCGAGGCCTGGCGGACCGGCCACGCCGGGCCGCTCGTGGAACGGGCCCGCCAGGGCACTCTGCCCGCGTCCGCTACGACGGAACTCCAGCGGAGCAAGGTCGCCTTCGACCGGCTCCGTGAGCGGTTCGACGAGCTGAACGAGACCCTGACCGCGGAACGGACCACCGCCAGGGCGGAGATGCACCGTACCCGCACCGGCCACAACTGGGTCCTCGCCGGGATGCTGGCGGCGTTCGTCGCGTTCGTCGCGGTGCTGGTGGTCGTGCTCCACCGGGCCGTCGGACGGCCGCTGGACGGGCTGCGCACGGCGGCCCAGCGGGTCGCCGACGGCGACTTCGAGCACAGCATCGAGCCCGGCGGGCCGGCGGAGACCCGGCACCTCGCCGTCGCCGTCGAGGCGATGCGCGTCCGCGTCCTCGACGCCCTGAGGGCCTCGCAGCAGCGTGAGGAACTGCTCGCCCAGCGCACGGCCGTCCTCGACGAACAGACGGTGGAACTGCGCCGCTCCAACGCCGAGCTGGAGCAGTTCGCCTACGTCGCCTCGCACGACCTGCAGGAGCCGCTCCGGAAGGTGGCCTCGTTCTGCCAGCTCCTCGAGAAGCGGTACGGGGACCAGCTCGACGACCGGGCCAAGCAGTACATCGACTTCGCCGTCGACGGCGCCAAGCGCATGCAGGTCCTGATCAACGATCTGCTGGCCTACTCCCGGGTGGGGCGGCTCAACGACGTCAGCGAGACCGTCGGAATGGACTCCGCGCTGGAAGGGGCGCTGGCCAACCTCGGCACGGCCGTGGAGGAGGCGGGTGCCGTCGTCGAGCGCCCGGACGACCTCCACTCCACGACCGGCGATCCGACGCTGCTGACGATGCTGTGGCAGAACCTGATCGGCAACGCGGTGAAGTTCCGGACCCCCGGCCTCCCGCCGCTCGTCCGCGTCACCGTCGAGGCGGAGAACGACGGCGAGGTCCCGGCCTGGCACTACCGTGTCGACGACAACGGCATCGGCATCCCGGAGGAGTTCGCGGAAAAGGTCTTCGTGATCTTCCAGCGGCTCCACGGCCGGGACGCCTACACCGGTACGGGCATAGGCCTGGCCCTCTGCAAGAAGATCGTGGAGCACCACGGCGGCCGGATCTGGATCGACACCGACCAGTCCGAGGGGGCGCGGATCCACTTCACCCTGCCGGCCGTCCCCGCAGAGAAACCTCCCGCGGAGACGGAGTCCACGGGCGCGGCACCGCAGCACCCCGCAGCGGACCCGGCCCGTGACGGCCACGCGCCCCTCACCACTGGAGATAACGTATGA
- a CDS encoding FAD-dependent oxidoreductase — protein MNGGSRHTGAGPGRADGGADGRAHAGADGADGTGEDAVARGRDRHSRVLPARPGRARVDGSAPHAGIVGGGIAGLAAATALAERGVAVTLYERDYGLGGRLAGWPVELADGSVATMSRGFHAFFRQYYNLRALLRRTDPGLHSLTPLPDYPLRHSGGMLDSFARVPRTPPLSALGFVAQSPSFGWRGLLRMDPGAALPLLDVRVPRIYESLDTVSAADFLARIRFPEAAQHLAFEVFSRSFFADPRELSAAELALMFHIYFLGSSEGLLFDVPREPFPQALWEPLAEYLHRRGATIRTATPVDSVEPARDGRLTVTAAGGTTTHDAVVLAPDTAGLRQVVAASPGLGSAQWRAGVAALRTAPPFLVSRFWLDRPVAADRPGFLGTSGYGDLDNISVLDRWEGEAHRWALRTGGSVVELHAYAARTDTGRAAVRDRLLEQLHRVYPETRGAGVVDERHEWRDDCPLFAVGGHGARPTVRTPDPALMVAGDLVRTNLPVALMERAATSGFQAANALLARWGVRGHPLRTVPARGRSALLRALVRLGAR, from the coding sequence GTGAACGGCGGGAGCAGACACACTGGCGCAGGGCCGGGGCGTGCGGACGGCGGCGCGGACGGCCGGGCCCACGCGGGCGCCGACGGCGCCGACGGGACGGGCGAGGACGCCGTCGCCCGCGGCCGGGACCGGCACTCGCGCGTACTGCCCGCCCGGCCCGGCCGGGCACGGGTGGACGGATCCGCTCCGCACGCCGGGATCGTGGGCGGCGGCATCGCCGGTCTCGCGGCTGCCACGGCCCTGGCGGAGCGCGGTGTCGCCGTCACGCTCTACGAACGCGACTACGGGCTCGGCGGCAGGCTCGCCGGCTGGCCCGTCGAACTGGCCGACGGTTCCGTCGCCACGATGAGCCGGGGCTTCCACGCCTTCTTCCGGCAGTACTACAACCTGCGCGCGCTGTTGCGCCGGACGGACCCGGGACTGCACTCGCTCACCCCGCTGCCCGACTATCCGCTGCGGCACAGCGGCGGCATGCTCGACAGCTTCGCGCGCGTGCCGCGCACTCCCCCGCTCAGTGCGCTGGGCTTCGTCGCGCAGAGCCCGTCATTCGGCTGGCGCGGCCTCCTGCGGATGGACCCCGGCGCCGCGCTGCCGCTGCTGGACGTGCGCGTGCCCCGGATCTACGAGTCGCTCGACACCGTGAGCGCGGCGGACTTCCTCGCCCGGATCCGCTTCCCCGAGGCCGCGCAGCACCTCGCGTTCGAGGTCTTCTCGCGCAGCTTCTTCGCCGATCCGCGGGAGCTGTCGGCGGCGGAACTGGCGCTGATGTTCCACATCTACTTCCTCGGCTCCAGTGAGGGGCTGCTGTTCGACGTCCCCCGGGAGCCCTTCCCGCAGGCGTTGTGGGAACCACTGGCGGAGTATCTGCACCGCCGCGGAGCCACGATCCGTACGGCGACGCCGGTCGACTCGGTCGAACCCGCGCGCGACGGACGGCTCACGGTCACCGCGGCGGGCGGCACGACCACGCACGACGCGGTGGTGCTCGCGCCGGACACGGCGGGCCTGCGGCAGGTGGTCGCGGCGTCGCCCGGGCTGGGCAGCGCGCAGTGGCGGGCGGGCGTCGCGGCGCTGCGCACCGCGCCCCCCTTCCTGGTGTCCCGGTTCTGGCTGGACCGGCCCGTGGCCGCGGACCGGCCCGGATTCCTCGGTACGAGCGGCTACGGCGACCTGGACAACATCAGCGTCCTCGACCGCTGGGAGGGGGAGGCGCACCGGTGGGCGCTGCGGACGGGCGGCTCCGTGGTGGAGTTGCACGCCTACGCGGCACGCACCGACACGGGCCGGGCGGCCGTACGGGACCGGCTGCTGGAGCAGCTGCACCGCGTCTACCCGGAGACCCGCGGCGCCGGGGTGGTCGACGAACGGCACGAATGGCGCGACGACTGCCCGCTGTTCGCCGTCGGCGGCCATGGGGCGCGGCCGACCGTCCGCACCCCCGACCCGGCCCTGATGGTGGCCGGGGACCTGGTCCGCACGAACCTGCCGGTCGCCCTCATGGAACGCGCGGCCACGAGCGGCTTCCAGGCGGCCAACGCCCTGCTCGCCCGCTGGGGCGTGCGCGGCCACCCGCTGCGCACGGTCCCCGCCAGGGGCCGCTCGGCGCTGCTGCGGGCCCTGGTGAGGCTGGGGGCCCGGTGA
- a CDS encoding phytoene/squalene synthase family protein gives MTRRELDAAGITDPDLRAAYTDCRRLNARHGRTYFLATRLLPVERRPAVHALYGFARWADDIVDDLDSGATTAERAAALRRLSERLDSGLRVGRSPEPVVHALAHTARRYGIDHRHFTDFLASMRSDLEVTDYADYGELHRYMHGSAAVIGLQMLPVLGTVVPREEAAPHAAALGVAFQLTNFLRDVGEDLDRGRVYLPADLLAAHGVDRNLLLWSRATGRRDPRITGALRAAAALTRSVYREAAPGLPMLDPVSRPCIRTAFVLYGGILKAVADDGYACVHRRAVVAPARRAAVALDGLTRVAAARLAASRRPAEPVRPRRADRHEAFAPTVEETAV, from the coding sequence ATGACGCGCCGGGAACTCGACGCCGCCGGGATCACCGACCCCGATCTGCGCGCCGCCTACACCGACTGCCGCCGGCTCAACGCCCGCCACGGCCGGACGTACTTCCTCGCCACCCGGCTGCTGCCCGTCGAACGCCGCCCCGCCGTCCACGCGTTGTACGGTTTCGCCCGCTGGGCCGACGACATCGTGGACGACCTCGACAGCGGCGCCACCACCGCCGAGCGCGCGGCCGCGCTGCGACGGCTGTCGGAGCGCCTCGACTCCGGGCTGCGCGTCGGCCGCAGCCCGGAGCCCGTCGTCCACGCGCTCGCGCACACCGCCCGCCGCTACGGCATCGACCACCGCCACTTCACCGACTTCCTCGCGTCGATGCGCAGCGACCTGGAGGTGACGGACTACGCCGACTACGGCGAACTGCACCGCTACATGCACGGTTCCGCCGCCGTGATCGGACTGCAGATGCTGCCCGTCCTCGGCACAGTCGTCCCCCGAGAGGAGGCGGCTCCGCACGCCGCCGCCCTCGGAGTCGCCTTCCAGCTGACCAACTTCCTGCGCGACGTCGGCGAGGACCTGGACCGCGGACGCGTCTACCTCCCCGCCGATCTGCTCGCCGCGCACGGCGTGGACCGGAACCTGCTGCTCTGGAGCCGTGCCACGGGCCGGCGCGACCCCCGCATCACCGGGGCCCTCAGGGCCGCTGCCGCGCTCACCCGGAGCGTGTACCGGGAGGCGGCACCGGGACTACCCATGCTGGACCCGGTGTCCAGGCCCTGCATCCGCACCGCGTTCGTCCTGTACGGCGGCATCCTGAAGGCCGTCGCCGACGACGGGTACGCGTGCGTGCACCGCCGCGCCGTCGTCGCTCCGGCCCGCCGGGCGGCGGTCGCCCTCGACGGTCTCACCCGGGTGGCGGCCGCCCGTCTCGCCGCATCGCGCCGTCCGGCGGAGCCGGTCCGGCCCCGACGGGCGGACCGGCACGAGGCGTTCGCACCGACCGTGGAGGAGACGGCCGTATGA
- a CDS encoding DUF5914 domain-containing protein, producing the protein MTRPTAPGTGPRRGRLPLRLRRPATVWERQRPTWRDARPALIDSALKRALARPSGNWYVLGDARAVRPGAPFGRTVAGVEVVAWRDPGGRLVAGPGACPHLGAPLRDSRVRCGTLICHWHGLALDGGPFAGWEPFPAYDDGVLAWVRLDEAGGEEPLERPVLPARPRPAASVAAVYTGAGVCEPEDVVANRLDPWHGSWFHPYSFVDLAVVDAPGPGTCTGGGPGTADEGDAFTVEVSFKVAGRVVVPVTAVFTAPEPRTVVMHIIGGEGEGSVVETHATPLGTDRLGRPRTAVVEAVVAVSGRPGFAAARAAAPALRPLMRAAAARLWRDDLAYAERRWHLRSTGRFPG; encoded by the coding sequence ATGACGCGCCCCACCGCGCCCGGCACCGGCCCGCGCCGCGGCCGCCTGCCCCTGCGGCTGCGCCGCCCCGCCACCGTGTGGGAGCGCCAGCGGCCCACCTGGCGGGACGCCCGCCCGGCACTGATCGACAGCGCGCTCAAGCGCGCGCTCGCCCGTCCGTCGGGGAACTGGTACGTCCTCGGCGACGCCCGCGCCGTCCGGCCGGGCGCCCCCTTCGGCCGGACCGTCGCCGGGGTCGAAGTCGTCGCCTGGAGGGACCCCGGCGGACGCCTGGTCGCCGGACCCGGCGCATGCCCTCACCTGGGAGCGCCCCTGCGCGACAGCCGTGTCCGGTGCGGAACACTCATCTGCCACTGGCACGGACTCGCCCTGGACGGCGGGCCGTTCGCGGGCTGGGAGCCGTTCCCGGCGTACGACGACGGTGTGCTCGCATGGGTCCGGCTGGACGAGGCCGGCGGCGAGGAGCCGCTGGAACGGCCGGTGCTGCCGGCACGGCCGCGGCCGGCGGCGTCGGTGGCAGCCGTGTACACCGGTGCGGGAGTCTGCGAGCCGGAGGACGTGGTGGCGAACCGCCTCGACCCCTGGCACGGCTCCTGGTTCCATCCGTACTCGTTCGTCGACCTCGCGGTGGTCGACGCCCCGGGCCCCGGCACTTGCACCGGTGGGGGCCCCGGCACGGCGGACGAGGGCGACGCGTTCACGGTCGAGGTGTCGTTCAAGGTGGCGGGACGGGTCGTCGTCCCGGTCACGGCGGTGTTCACGGCACCCGAACCCCGAACGGTGGTCATGCACATCATCGGCGGCGAGGGGGAGGGCTCCGTCGTCGAGACCCATGCCACGCCGCTCGGAACCGACCGCCTCGGCAGGCCGCGCACCGCGGTCGTCGAGGCGGTGGTCGCCGTCTCCGGCCGCCCGGGCTTCGCCGCGGCCCGCGCCGCCGCCCCCGCCCTGCGTCCGCTGATGCGGGCCGCGGCGGCCCGCCTCTGGCGCGACGACCTCGCCTACGCGGAACGCCGCTGGCACCTGCGCAGCACGGGCCGTTTCCCGGGCTGA
- a CDS encoding class I SAM-dependent methyltransferase, producing the protein MSLLHDADLSAAFDHAARSYDRMVAANPGYHRQLRRSARRLGLPGGGVGMRVLDLGCGTGASTAALLSAAPYAEITAVDASEGMLTRARRKSWPRSVSFVHAAAEGLGGAGVTGPFDAVLAAYLFRNVSDPDEVLARVRGLLAPGGRLAVHEYTLSGRPAHRALWTAVCRGLVLPVARCSGDGSLYEHLWRSVVRFDTADAFAARMERAGFARVRILPMPGWHTGITHTFVARVPAAEGEGA; encoded by the coding sequence ATGTCCCTGCTGCACGACGCCGACCTGTCGGCGGCGTTCGACCACGCCGCCCGCTCCTACGACCGTATGGTCGCGGCCAATCCCGGCTACCACCGCCAGCTCCGGCGCTCCGCCCGGCGGCTCGGACTGCCGGGCGGGGGCGTGGGGATGCGGGTGCTGGACCTGGGCTGCGGGACGGGGGCGTCGACCGCGGCGCTGCTCTCGGCCGCCCCGTACGCGGAGATCACTGCGGTGGACGCGTCGGAGGGGATGCTGACCCGGGCCCGGCGCAAGTCGTGGCCCCGGAGCGTCTCGTTCGTGCACGCCGCAGCCGAGGGGCTGGGCGGGGCCGGAGTGACGGGGCCCTTCGACGCCGTCCTCGCGGCCTATCTGTTCCGCAACGTCTCCGACCCGGACGAGGTACTCGCCCGGGTGCGCGGTCTCCTGGCACCGGGCGGGCGCCTCGCCGTCCACGAGTACACGCTCAGCGGACGGCCGGCGCACCGCGCGCTGTGGACGGCCGTGTGCCGGGGGCTGGTGCTGCCCGTCGCCCGGTGCTCGGGGGACGGTTCGCTGTACGAGCATCTGTGGCGCAGCGTCGTCCGGTTCGACACGGCGGACGCGTTCGCGGCGCGGATGGAGCGGGCGGGGTTCGCGCGGGTACGGATCCTTCCGATGCCCGGGTGGCACACGGGCATCACGCACACGTTCGTGGCGCGGGTGCCTGCCGCGGAGGGCGAGGGCGCGTGA
- a CDS encoding RNA polymerase sigma factor, which yields MVLVGSARPHRLSAVPGPGASRPAPGADVPHPSPGTAVPGRAPVARGPRPAPGTGSGTAPGGPRDDAALAAGFVAGEEGSLEVVYRRWGSLVYTLARRTLGDEREAEDVTQQVFLAAWRGRHGYRPGRGGLAGWLVGITRHKVADALAARSRRAELVAAAGAFLAPAPGPATGAGPEQVVDRVLVLRALQDLPSAQQHVVRLAFYADLTQTQIAERTGLPLGTVKSHMRRALLTLRRSLATTA from the coding sequence ATGGTCCTTGTCGGATCCGCAAGGCCCCACCGCCTTTCCGCGGTTCCCGGGCCGGGTGCCTCCCGCCCGGCACCGGGAGCCGACGTACCCCACCCGTCGCCCGGAACCGCCGTCCCCGGCCGGGCGCCCGTGGCCCGCGGCCCCCGTCCGGCCCCCGGAACCGGCAGCGGAACCGCCCCGGGCGGCCCCCGCGACGACGCCGCGCTGGCGGCCGGGTTCGTCGCCGGCGAGGAGGGGTCGCTCGAGGTCGTCTACCGCCGCTGGGGCTCCCTCGTGTACACCCTCGCCCGGCGGACCCTGGGGGACGAGCGCGAGGCGGAGGACGTGACGCAGCAGGTCTTCCTCGCGGCCTGGCGCGGACGCCACGGCTACCGGCCGGGACGGGGCGGACTCGCGGGCTGGCTGGTCGGCATCACCCGCCACAAGGTCGCGGACGCCCTCGCCGCCCGCAGCCGGCGCGCCGAACTCGTCGCCGCCGCCGGTGCGTTCCTCGCTCCCGCGCCCGGGCCCGCCACCGGTGCCGGTCCCGAGCAGGTGGTCGACCGGGTGCTCGTGCTGCGCGCCCTGCAGGATCTGCCCTCCGCCCAGCAGCACGTCGTACGGCTCGCGTTCTACGCCGACCTCACCCAGACCCAGATCGCCGAGCGGACCGGACTCCCCCTCGGCACGGTCAAGAGCCACATGCGCCGCGCACTGCTGACTCTTCGCCGCTCGCTCGCGACGACGGCGTGA
- a CDS encoding PP2C family protein-serine/threonine phosphatase encodes MGRSAVRSPVGGQGQEVPGPRASVPQVPLARVSPAGLAADGDSFLTILLVEDDDGDALLVEETLRDSGLAVRLTRARSMAEARRELSGEHGPPAQCVLLDLHLPDAQGLDVVGQVLAEAPRAAVVVLTGLAEEGVGLSAVAAGAQDYLIKGVFEPTVLARSVRYAVQRRQIEQAAMALEASRMRAQENARLERGLLPSPLLHGAGVQVVSRYEPSRSLGLLSGDFYDVVETPDGTVHAVIGDVSGHGPDEAALGVCLRVAWRSFTLAGVTGTGVCELMQKVLVAERTGAEIFATVTTVELPPGLTKAKVVRAGHPPLLLRRPGGVRLVETAVGPALGLLPDGRCHWREDHLDLPAAGGLALFTDGLFEGRVSSDGGRLGEDGLLALADRYAGRPAEEFVTAVIAETRALSADHGGHSDDVALLHLEWNQQK; translated from the coding sequence ATGGGGAGGTCGGCTGTGAGGAGCCCTGTCGGAGGGCAAGGCCAGGAGGTGCCGGGGCCGAGGGCGTCGGTCCCGCAGGTGCCTCTGGCCCGCGTGTCACCGGCCGGCCTCGCGGCCGACGGCGACTCCTTCCTCACGATCCTGCTCGTCGAGGACGACGACGGCGACGCGCTCCTCGTGGAGGAGACCCTCCGCGACAGCGGTCTCGCCGTCCGGCTCACCCGCGCCCGCTCCATGGCCGAGGCGCGGAGGGAGCTGAGTGGCGAGCACGGCCCTCCCGCCCAGTGCGTGCTGCTCGATCTGCACCTGCCCGACGCCCAGGGACTGGACGTCGTCGGCCAGGTGCTGGCCGAGGCGCCCCGCGCCGCGGTGGTCGTGCTGACCGGGCTGGCCGAGGAGGGCGTGGGTCTCTCCGCCGTCGCGGCGGGCGCCCAGGACTACCTGATCAAGGGCGTCTTCGAGCCCACCGTGCTGGCGCGATCGGTCAGATACGCGGTGCAGCGCCGCCAGATCGAGCAGGCGGCGATGGCCCTGGAGGCCAGCCGTATGCGCGCCCAGGAGAACGCCCGGCTCGAACGGGGACTGCTGCCCTCGCCGCTCCTGCACGGCGCCGGGGTGCAGGTCGTGTCCCGGTACGAACCGAGCAGGTCCCTCGGTCTGCTCAGCGGTGACTTCTACGACGTCGTGGAGACCCCGGACGGCACGGTCCACGCCGTCATCGGCGATGTCTCCGGACACGGCCCCGACGAGGCCGCGCTCGGCGTGTGCCTCAGAGTCGCCTGGCGCTCCTTCACCCTCGCCGGTGTCACCGGCACCGGTGTGTGCGAACTCATGCAGAAGGTCCTGGTGGCCGAGCGGACCGGCGCCGAGATCTTCGCCACGGTCACGACCGTGGAACTGCCCCCGGGCCTCACGAAGGCCAAGGTCGTCCGCGCCGGTCACCCGCCGCTGCTGCTGCGGCGACCGGGGGGAGTGCGGCTCGTGGAGACCGCCGTCGGGCCGGCGCTCGGCCTGCTCCCCGACGGCCGCTGCCACTGGCGGGAGGACCATCTGGACCTGCCCGCCGCGGGGGGCCTGGCCCTGTTCACCGACGGACTCTTCGAGGGGCGTGTCAGCTCCGACGGGGGGCGGCTCGGTGAGGACGGCCTGCTCGCGCTCGCCGACCGCTACGCCGGCCGGCCCGCCGAGGAGTTCGTCACCGCGGTGATCGCGGAGACGCGCGCCCTCTCGGCCGACCACGGCGGCCACAGCGACGACGTCGCCCTCCTCCACCTCGAATGGAACCAGCAGAAGTGA